From the genome of Vicia villosa cultivar HV-30 ecotype Madison, WI linkage group LG2, Vvil1.0, whole genome shotgun sequence, one region includes:
- the LOC131647687 gene encoding cytochrome P450 720B2, translating to MRETISETWLVMIIVILVTAFLTRLIQIKKRKEEKSLRRLPPGRRGWPLIGDSINWYNAVSSSHPPQFVEEMAQRYGKIFSCSLFGKWAVVSSDPSFNRFVMQNEGKLFVSSYPKSFRDLVGKNGVITVQGDQQRKLHGIASNMMRLDKLKFHFMNDIQNVMIQTLSKFENKEVILLQDVCRKVAINLMVNQLLGVSSESQVNEMAQLFSDFVDGCLSIPINIPGSSYHTAMKAREKIISKINKIIETYRKNGAAKEGTNNGVLGRLLEEDSLPDEAVADFIINLLFAGNETTTKTMLFAVYFLTQCPNAMKELLDEQDSLRTNSREEFLTWQDYKAMPFTQCVIDETLRLGGIAIWLMREAKEDIQYQDFVIPKGCFVVPFLSAVHLDEKVYEGATNFNPWRWTEPENEEKRNWRTSPFFAPFGGGARFCPGAELARLQIALFLHYFVTNYRWKQMKEDRMSFFPSARLVNGFEICLTRRHDDNQRN from the exons ATGAGAGAAACCATATCAGAGACATGGTTGGTTATGATCATTGTGATATTGGTTACTGCATTTTTGACAAGACTAATTcaaatcaagaaaagaaaagaagagaaaagtttACGGAGATTACCGCCCGGAAGGAGAGGTTGGCCTTTGATTGGTGACAGTATCAATTGGTACAATGCTGTTTCAAGTTCTCATCCTCCACAGTTCGTTGAAGAAATGGCGCAAAG GTATGGTAAGATATTTTCTTGCAGCCTATTTGGAAAATGGGCTGTGGTGTCGTCGGATCCAAGTTTCAACCGTTTTGTAATGCAAAACGAAGGGAAGCTATTCGTGTCAAGTTATCCGAAATCTTTTAGAGATTTGGTTGGTAAAAATGGTGTGATTACGGTTCAAGGAGATCAACAAAGGAAACTACATGGGATTGCGTCGAATATGATGCGCCTAGATAAGCTTAAGTTCCATTTCATGAATGATATACAAAATGTCATGATCCAAACTTTGAGCAAATTTGAAAACAAAGAAGTCATTCTTCTCCAAGATGTTTGCAGAAAG GTAGCTATAAATTTAATGGTTAATCAACTATTAGGAGTTTCAAGTGAGTCTCAAGTCAATGAAATGGCTCAATTGTTTTCTGATTTTGTTGATGGTTGTTTATCCATTCCAATCAACATTCCTGGCTCTTCATACCACACTGCTATGAAG GCAAGGGAGAAAATCATAAGCAAGATAAATAAGATCATAGAGACATACAGAAAAAACGGTGCTGCAAAAGAAGGTACTAACAATGGTGTACTTGGAAGATTACTAGAGGAAGATAGCTTGCCAGATGAGGCTGTTGCAgacttcatcatcaatcttctctTTGCCGGGAACGAAACAACCACAAAAACAATGCTTTTTGCAGTCTATTTCCTTACTCAATGTCCTAATGCCATGAAGGAACTTCTG GATGAACAAGATTCTCTAAGGACTAATTCTAGAGAAGAATTTCTTACATGGCAGGACTATAAAGCAATGCCATTTACTCAATGT GTTATTGATGAAACGCTTCGACTTGGAGGAATTGCGATTTGGTTAATGAGAGAAGCAAAAGAAGATATTCAATACCAAG ATTTTGTTATTCCAAAAGGATGTTTTGTGGTTCCATTTCTTTCGGCGGTTCATTTAGACGAAAAGGTATACGAGGGAGCTACAAACTTCAATCCATGGAGATGGACGGAACCTGAAAATGAGGAAAAGAGAAACTGGAGAACTAGTCCATTTTTTGCACCCTTTGGAGGAGGTGCTAGATTTTGTCCAGGAGCCGAGTTAGCCCGGCTTCAAATAGCTCTTTTTCttca
- the LOC131653279 gene encoding uncharacterized protein LOC131653279, with protein sequence MRKKLLISRSSLRSILNVTPKSNHLSIEVCDSVGSSKLQWHGWSHAAACVPSEASDTPQKSGLRVPKHERRAMVESFVNKYRSENAGKLPAIKRTQKEVGGSYYVIREIIQELKYKSEMKPLNNIDEISVAKLFDESKLKTAESVDVSSVKIKKVKDGPIQDDFQSELLDGKKNVNLSCELLEEKEGPQTSSWKGRLSEAEVISTPDDHCTTSDSNILEKHFKDFSSPQLANDVKTEEAVSSFSDSVALESQLIQLEAEHFSRDHGSEFVDMENHKKIEEQSIKKASYDRREQPALEDMSGEAFHSSPQVSNDVKSDEAVSSCPSDYDAPERHQLKKEIEQASAPIIAQSGSSSSKDQIHDSKFVDIKNHQTNEIKSLEKAGLERKVQDGAQDNPGRGSAKHKKEQSQESLELDESKIDSSNKRERSVAVASNKSNLWGNLKSFADGILNIWRKL encoded by the exons ATGAGAAAGAAGCTTCTCATCTCACGCTCCTCCCTCCGCTCAATTCTCAACGTCACTCCCAAATCCAATCACT TGTCCATTGAGGTATGTGATTCGGTTGGATCATCAAAGTTGCAATGGCATGGATGGTCACATGCTGCTGCTTGTGTTCCTTCAGAAGCTTCGGATACGCCCCAGAAAAGTGGACTGAGGGTTCCGAAACATGAACGGAGAGCTATGGTGGAGTCTTTTGTGAATAA GTATCGATCAGAGAATGCTGGAAAACTCCCAGCAATAAAACGTACCCAGAAAGAAGTTGGTGGCAGTTATTATGTTATTCGGGAAATCATTCAGGAACTAAAATACAAATCCGAAATGAAACCCTTAAACAACATTGATGAGATATCAGTGGCAAAGCTATTTGATGAAAGTAAACTTAAAACTGCTGAATCTGTTGATGTTTCATCCGTTAAAATTAAGAAAGTCAAAGATGGTCCTATCCAAGATGATTTTCAGTCGGAACTTTTAGATGGCAAAAAGAATGTCAACCTTAGTTGTGAACTTCTTGAAGAAAAGGAAGGGCCACAGACTTCCTCTTGGAAGGGAAGGTTGTCTGAAGCCGAAGTCATTTCTACACCA GATGATCATTGCACCACATCCGACAGCaatattttggaaaaacattTTAAGGACTTCTCAAGTCCCCAGTTGGCAAACGATGTTAAGACTGAGGAAGCTGTCTCTAGTTTTTCTGACTCTGTTGCACTAGAAAGTCAGTTGATACAATTGGAAGCAGAACATTTCAGTAGGGACCATGGATCTGAATTTGTTGACAtggaaaatcataaaaaaatagagGAACAATCCATTAAGAAAGCAAGTTATGATAGAAGGGAGCAACCTGCTTTGGAAGACATGTCTGGTGAAGCTTTCCATTCTAGTCCTCAGGTGTCTAATGATGTCAAGAGTGATGAGGCTGTATCTAGTTGCCCTTCTGATTATGATGCACCTGAAAGACACCAACTGAAAAAAGAAATAGAGCAGGCTTCTGCTCCAATAATTGCACAATCTGGCAGTAGTAGCAGCAAAGATCAGATCCATGATTCTAAGTTTGTAGATATTAAAAATCATCAAACAAATGAAATCAAAAGTCTTGAGAAAGCAGGACTTGAGAGAAAAGTGCAAGATGGCGCACAAGACAATCCTGGTAGGGGTAGTGCAAAGCATAAAAAGGAGCAATCTCAAGAGTCTTTGGAATTGGATGAGTCGAAAAT TGATAGCTCTAACAAGAGGGAGAGAAGCGTTGCAGTTGcttcaaacaaatcaaatttgTGGGGAAATCTGAAGTCATTTGCAGATGGCATCTTAAATATCTGGAGAAAGTTATGA